The following coding sequences lie in one Aphis gossypii isolate Hap1 unplaced genomic scaffold, ASM2018417v2 Contig00128, whole genome shotgun sequence genomic window:
- the LOC126553291 gene encoding zinc finger MYM-type protein 1-like isoform X4: MNIDLHESNKFTNDPDLIPQYVSSTLLSYLVDLGPCKPLPSELINNIFPVKTDSMGRSRSFHESYYYYKETANQLPTKRLWLSYSPSSDKIYCYSCKLFGLAKAKKSIMVNGSNDWTNLNRNIKNHECSTEHLESEISRGLYQKNYRIDLHIMENANKNIAENREVLRVIIEIIIFSARQNIALRGHDEKLTSNNRGNFLELIELLSHHNAVLKIHLDKLKKKKQNRLTFLSQISQNKILKILGELVRCSILTKIKKAGLLSVIIDTTTDVANIEQFSFIIRFVNMHGDMEERLVALEAAADETGKGLFKKFCEITEKHNIDWKKNLCAQAYDGAAAMQGTYSGLRTFIQRENSKAIYVWCFAHLLNLVVVDTYDSCSDTKNFFGHLQSVIEFMRARKRTTVFIECQHDLYPEERVRRIKSFSNTRWTSHDRVINVVYERFKALLKCLIILESFNDRVTSSNASIIKSICSTFTFVVTLIFMKNVFSITTPLSNYLQSKSLDFIEALRLVNNAKENLLSMRSDIKYKKIIDEAKQFCETHDLPEKDFKIIRLKKRKRQIDENIKENGLTVYAWKI, translated from the exons atgaATATAGACTTACatgaatcaaataaatttacaaatgatCCAGATTTGATTCCTCAATATGTGTCTAGTACATTATTGAGTTATCTTGTTGATTTAGGACCTTGTAAGCCATTGCCtagtgaattaattaataatatatttcctgTTAAAACAGACTCAATGGGCAGAAGTCGGTCTTTTCATGAatcatattactattataaagaaACTGCTAATCAATTACCAACAAAACGACTGTGGCTTTCCTACTCTCCTTCTtctgacaaaatatattgttattcttGCAAATTATTCGGATTGGCTAAAGCCAAAAAATCAATCATGGTCAACGGATCAAATGATTGGACAAACCTCAatagaaatatcaaaaatcatgAATGCAGCACTGAACATTTAGAATCTGAAATTAGTCGGGGATTGTACCAAAAGAATTATAGAATTGATTTGCATATAATGgaaaatgcaaataaaaatatagctgAAAACCGAGAAGTTCTTCGTGTCatcattgaaattataatattttcagcaCGTCAGAATATAGCTCTTAGAGGACATGATGAAAAGTTGACTTCAAATAATAGAggtaattttttagaattaatagaGCTTCTTAGTCACCATAAtgctgttttaaaaatacacttagataaattaaaaaaaaagaaacaaaatagaCTTACTTTTTTATCTCAaataagtcaaaataaaattcttaaaatattgggAGAATTGGTAAGATGTTcaattttaaccaaaattaaaaaagctgGATTATTATCGGTCATTATTGACACAACCACTGATGTTGCTAATATTGAGcagttttcatttataataagatttgTCAATATGCATGGTGATATGGAAGAAAGGCTTGTAGCATTAGAGGCTGCTGCTGATGAGACTGGAAaaggattatttaaaaagttttgtgaaataactgaaaaacatAACATTGATTGGAAGAAAAACTTATGTGCACAAGCATATGATGGCGCTGCTGCAATGCAAGGTACTTACTCAGGGTTACGGACATTTATTCAACGTGAAAACTCAAAGGCAATTTATGTATGGTGCTTTGCACACTTATTAAATCTAGTTGTGGTTGATACGTATGACTCTTGTTctgatacaaaaaatttttttggtcatTTACAATCAGTTATTGAATTTATGAGAGCTAGGAAAAGGACTACTGTATTTATTGAATGTCAACATGATTTATATCCAGAAGAAAGGGTTCGTcgtataaaaagtttttcaaataCGAGATGGACATCTCATGATCGAGTAATTAATGTTGTATATGAACGATTTAaagcattattaaaatgtctaattATTTTGGAATCTTTCAATGATAGAGTAACGTCTTCAAATGCAagcattattaaaagtatttgttCAACATTCACTTTTGTAgtgacattaatttttatgaaaaatgtctTTTCAATAACCACACCACTCTCCAATTATTTACAGTCAAAATCACTAGACTTTATTGAGGCATTAAGACTTGTAAATAATGCTAAAGAAAATTTACTTTCTATGCGctctgatataaaatataaaaaaattatagatgaaGCCAAACAATTTTGTGAAACACATGATCTGCCTGAAAaagatttcaaaattattagattaaaaaaacggAAGAGGcaaattgatgaaaatattaaagaa AATGGATTGACGGTATATGcttggaaaatttaa
- the LOC126553291 gene encoding zinc finger MYM-type protein 1-like isoform X2, with protein sequence MNIDLHESNKFTNDPDLIPQYVSSTLLSYLVDLGPCKPLPSELINNIFPVKTDSMGRSRSFHESYYYYKETANQLPTKRLWLSYSPSSDKIYCYSCKLFGLAKAKKSIMVNGSNDWTNLNRNIKNHECSTEHLESEISRGLYQKNYRIDLHIMENANKNIAENREVLRVIIEIIIFSARQNIALRGHDEKLTSNNRGNFLELIELLSHHNAVLKIHLDKLKKKKQNRLTFLSQISQNKILKILGELVRCSILTKIKKAGLLSVIIDTTTDVANIEQFSFIIRFVNMHGDMEERLVALEAAADETGKGLFKKFCEITEKHNIDWKKNLCAQAYDGAAAMQGTYSGLRTFIQRENSKAIYVWCFAHLLNLVVVDTYDSCSDTKNFFGHLQSVIEFMRARKRTTVFIECQHDLYPEERVRRIKSFSNTRWTSHDRVINVVYERFKALLKCLIILESFNDRVTSSNASIIKSICSTFTFVVTLIFMKNVFSITTPLSNYLQSKSLDFIEALRLVNNAKENLLSMRSDIKYKKIIDEAKQFCETHDLPEKDFKIIRLKKRKRQIDENIKEVNLNSLYENYKISTYFMALDKIITSFTSRFSEWIDGICLENLKNEYKVFSTSVTSLHDGIKLPDNIHKASIIDDKTMELNSDTLEISESEIDHDETESTCYKNTITVSSILHVLTSFDLVSAFPNLYLVYKALGTLPASSASAERSFSKVKLVKTRLTWSRATAV encoded by the exons atgaATATAGACTTACatgaatcaaataaatttacaaatgatCCAGATTTGATTCCTCAATATGTGTCTAGTACATTATTGAGTTATCTTGTTGATTTAGGACCTTGTAAGCCATTGCCtagtgaattaattaataatatatttcctgTTAAAACAGACTCAATGGGCAGAAGTCGGTCTTTTCATGAatcatattactattataaagaaACTGCTAATCAATTACCAACAAAACGACTGTGGCTTTCCTACTCTCCTTCTtctgacaaaatatattgttattcttGCAAATTATTCGGATTGGCTAAAGCCAAAAAATCAATCATGGTCAACGGATCAAATGATTGGACAAACCTCAatagaaatatcaaaaatcatgAATGCAGCACTGAACATTTAGAATCTGAAATTAGTCGGGGATTGTACCAAAAGAATTATAGAATTGATTTGCATATAATGgaaaatgcaaataaaaatatagctgAAAACCGAGAAGTTCTTCGTGTCatcattgaaattataatattttcagcaCGTCAGAATATAGCTCTTAGAGGACATGATGAAAAGTTGACTTCAAATAATAGAggtaattttttagaattaatagaGCTTCTTAGTCACCATAAtgctgttttaaaaatacacttagataaattaaaaaaaaagaaacaaaatagaCTTACTTTTTTATCTCAaataagtcaaaataaaattcttaaaatattgggAGAATTGGTAAGATGTTcaattttaaccaaaattaaaaaagctgGATTATTATCGGTCATTATTGACACAACCACTGATGTTGCTAATATTGAGcagttttcatttataataagatttgTCAATATGCATGGTGATATGGAAGAAAGGCTTGTAGCATTAGAGGCTGCTGCTGATGAGACTGGAAaaggattatttaaaaagttttgtgaaataactgaaaaacatAACATTGATTGGAAGAAAAACTTATGTGCACAAGCATATGATGGCGCTGCTGCAATGCAAGGTACTTACTCAGGGTTACGGACATTTATTCAACGTGAAAACTCAAAGGCAATTTATGTATGGTGCTTTGCACACTTATTAAATCTAGTTGTGGTTGATACGTATGACTCTTGTTctgatacaaaaaatttttttggtcatTTACAATCAGTTATTGAATTTATGAGAGCTAGGAAAAGGACTACTGTATTTATTGAATGTCAACATGATTTATATCCAGAAGAAAGGGTTCGTcgtataaaaagtttttcaaataCGAGATGGACATCTCATGATCGAGTAATTAATGTTGTATATGAACGATTTAaagcattattaaaatgtctaattATTTTGGAATCTTTCAATGATAGAGTAACGTCTTCAAATGCAagcattattaaaagtatttgttCAACATTCACTTTTGTAgtgacattaatttttatgaaaaatgtctTTTCAATAACCACACCACTCTCCAATTATTTACAGTCAAAATCACTAGACTTTATTGAGGCATTAAGACTTGTAAATAATGCTAAAGAAAATTTACTTTCTATGCGctctgatataaaatataaaaaaattatagatgaaGCCAAACAATTTTGTGAAACACATGATCTGCCTGAAAaagatttcaaaattattagattaaaaaaacggAAGAGGcaaattgatgaaaatattaaagaagtaaatttaaattcactatatgaaaactataaaataagtacatattttatggctttggataaaataataacatcatttACTTCAAGATTTAGTG AATGGATTGACGGTATATGcttggaaaatttaaaaaatgaatacaaagtTTTTAGTACAAGTGTAACATCTTTGCATGATGGAATTAAATTGCCAGATAATATTCATAAGGCTAGCATTATTGATGACAAAACAATGGAATTGAATTCGGATACCTTAGAAATCAGTGAATCTGAAATTGACCATGATGAAACTGAATCAACatgttacaaaaatactattacgGTATCCAGTATTTTACATGTACTAACAAGTTTTGATTTAGTATCTGCGTTCCCGAATTTATATCTTGTTTACAAAGCATTAGGAACATTACCAGCATCTTCAGCGTCAGCTGAACGAAGCTTTTCTaag GTAAAATTAGTGAAGACAAGACTGACGTGGTCTCGCGCAACGGCCGTTTGA
- the LOC126553291 gene encoding zinc finger MYM-type protein 1-like isoform X3: protein MNIDLHESNKFTNDPDLIPQYVSSTLLSYLVDLGPCKPLPSELINNIFPVKTDSMGRSRSFHESYYYYKETANQLPTKRLWLSYSPSSDKIYCYSCKLFGLAKAKKSIMVNGSNDWTNLNRNIKNHECSTEHLESEISRGLYQKNYRIDLHIMENANKNIAENREVLRVIIEIIIFSARQNIALRGHDEKLTSNNRGNFLELIELLSHHNAVLKIHLDKLKKKKQNRLTFLSQISQNKILKILGELVRCSILTKIKKAGLLSVIIDTTTDVANIEQFSFIIRFVNMHGDMEERLVALEAAADETGKGLFKKFCEITEKHNIDWKKNLCAQAYDGAAAMQVIEFMRARKRTTVFIECQHDLYPEERVRRIKSFSNTRWTSHDRVINVVYERFKALLKCLIILESFNDRVTSSNASIIKSICSTFTFVVTLIFMKNVFSITTPLSNYLQSKSLDFIEALRLVNNAKENLLSMRSDIKYKKIIDEAKQFCETHDLPEKDFKIIRLKKRKRQIDENIKEVNLNSLYENYKISTYFMALDKIITSFTSRFSGAQNILKDLSLFSPERLIEFGKNTEQELPKNCFNYVTEWIDGICLENLKNEYKVFSTSVTSLHDGIKLPDNIHKASIIDDKTMELNSDTLEISESEIDHDETESTCYKNTITVSSILHVLTSFDLVSAFPNLYLVYKALGTLPASSASAERSFSKVKLVKTRLTWSRATAV, encoded by the exons atgaATATAGACTTACatgaatcaaataaatttacaaatgatCCAGATTTGATTCCTCAATATGTGTCTAGTACATTATTGAGTTATCTTGTTGATTTAGGACCTTGTAAGCCATTGCCtagtgaattaattaataatatatttcctgTTAAAACAGACTCAATGGGCAGAAGTCGGTCTTTTCATGAatcatattactattataaagaaACTGCTAATCAATTACCAACAAAACGACTGTGGCTTTCCTACTCTCCTTCTtctgacaaaatatattgttattcttGCAAATTATTCGGATTGGCTAAAGCCAAAAAATCAATCATGGTCAACGGATCAAATGATTGGACAAACCTCAatagaaatatcaaaaatcatgAATGCAGCACTGAACATTTAGAATCTGAAATTAGTCGGGGATTGTACCAAAAGAATTATAGAATTGATTTGCATATAATGgaaaatgcaaataaaaatatagctgAAAACCGAGAAGTTCTTCGTGTCatcattgaaattataatattttcagcaCGTCAGAATATAGCTCTTAGAGGACATGATGAAAAGTTGACTTCAAATAATAGAggtaattttttagaattaatagaGCTTCTTAGTCACCATAAtgctgttttaaaaatacacttagataaattaaaaaaaaagaaacaaaatagaCTTACTTTTTTATCTCAaataagtcaaaataaaattcttaaaatattgggAGAATTGGTAAGATGTTcaattttaaccaaaattaaaaaagctgGATTATTATCGGTCATTATTGACACAACCACTGATGTTGCTAATATTGAGcagttttcatttataataagatttgTCAATATGCATGGTGATATGGAAGAAAGGCTTGTAGCATTAGAGGCTGCTGCTGATGAGACTGGAAaaggattatttaaaaagttttgtgaaataactgaaaaacatAACATTGATTGGAAGAAAAACTTATGTGCACAAGCATATGATGGCGCTGCTGCAATGCAAG TTATTGAATTTATGAGAGCTAGGAAAAGGACTACTGTATTTATTGAATGTCAACATGATTTATATCCAGAAGAAAGGGTTCGTcgtataaaaagtttttcaaataCGAGATGGACATCTCATGATCGAGTAATTAATGTTGTATATGAACGATTTAaagcattattaaaatgtctaattATTTTGGAATCTTTCAATGATAGAGTAACGTCTTCAAATGCAagcattattaaaagtatttgttCAACATTCACTTTTGTAgtgacattaatttttatgaaaaatgtctTTTCAATAACCACACCACTCTCCAATTATTTACAGTCAAAATCACTAGACTTTATTGAGGCATTAAGACTTGTAAATAATGCTAAAGAAAATTTACTTTCTATGCGctctgatataaaatataaaaaaattatagatgaaGCCAAACAATTTTGTGAAACACATGATCTGCCTGAAAaagatttcaaaattattagattaaaaaaacggAAGAGGcaaattgatgaaaatattaaagaagtaaatttaaattcactatatgaaaactataaaataagtacatattttatggctttggataaaataataacatcatttACTTCAAGATTTAGTGgtgctcaaaatattttaaaagacttATCTTTATTTTCACCTGAGCGTTTAATtgagtttggaaaaaatactGAGCAAGAATTACCAAAAAACTGCTTTAATTATGTTACAGAATGGATTGACGGTATATGcttggaaaatttaaaaaatgaatacaaagtTTTTAGTACAAGTGTAACATCTTTGCATGATGGAATTAAATTGCCAGATAATATTCATAAGGCTAGCATTATTGATGACAAAACAATGGAATTGAATTCGGATACCTTAGAAATCAGTGAATCTGAAATTGACCATGATGAAACTGAATCAACatgttacaaaaatactattacgGTATCCAGTATTTTACATGTACTAACAAGTTTTGATTTAGTATCTGCGTTCCCGAATTTATATCTTGTTTACAAAGCATTAGGAACATTACCAGCATCTTCAGCGTCAGCTGAACGAAGCTTTTCTaag GTAAAATTAGTGAAGACAAGACTGACGTGGTCTCGCGCAACGGCCGTTTGA
- the LOC126553291 gene encoding zinc finger MYM-type protein 1-like isoform X1 yields the protein MNIDLHESNKFTNDPDLIPQYVSSTLLSYLVDLGPCKPLPSELINNIFPVKTDSMGRSRSFHESYYYYKETANQLPTKRLWLSYSPSSDKIYCYSCKLFGLAKAKKSIMVNGSNDWTNLNRNIKNHECSTEHLESEISRGLYQKNYRIDLHIMENANKNIAENREVLRVIIEIIIFSARQNIALRGHDEKLTSNNRGNFLELIELLSHHNAVLKIHLDKLKKKKQNRLTFLSQISQNKILKILGELVRCSILTKIKKAGLLSVIIDTTTDVANIEQFSFIIRFVNMHGDMEERLVALEAAADETGKGLFKKFCEITEKHNIDWKKNLCAQAYDGAAAMQGTYSGLRTFIQRENSKAIYVWCFAHLLNLVVVDTYDSCSDTKNFFGHLQSVIEFMRARKRTTVFIECQHDLYPEERVRRIKSFSNTRWTSHDRVINVVYERFKALLKCLIILESFNDRVTSSNASIIKSICSTFTFVVTLIFMKNVFSITTPLSNYLQSKSLDFIEALRLVNNAKENLLSMRSDIKYKKIIDEAKQFCETHDLPEKDFKIIRLKKRKRQIDENIKEVNLNSLYENYKISTYFMALDKIITSFTSRFSGAQNILKDLSLFSPERLIEFGKNTEQELPKNCFNYVTEWIDGICLENLKNEYKVFSTSVTSLHDGIKLPDNIHKASIIDDKTMELNSDTLEISESEIDHDETESTCYKNTITVSSILHVLTSFDLVSAFPNLYLVYKALGTLPASSASAERSFSKVKLVKTRLTWSRATAV from the exons atgaATATAGACTTACatgaatcaaataaatttacaaatgatCCAGATTTGATTCCTCAATATGTGTCTAGTACATTATTGAGTTATCTTGTTGATTTAGGACCTTGTAAGCCATTGCCtagtgaattaattaataatatatttcctgTTAAAACAGACTCAATGGGCAGAAGTCGGTCTTTTCATGAatcatattactattataaagaaACTGCTAATCAATTACCAACAAAACGACTGTGGCTTTCCTACTCTCCTTCTtctgacaaaatatattgttattcttGCAAATTATTCGGATTGGCTAAAGCCAAAAAATCAATCATGGTCAACGGATCAAATGATTGGACAAACCTCAatagaaatatcaaaaatcatgAATGCAGCACTGAACATTTAGAATCTGAAATTAGTCGGGGATTGTACCAAAAGAATTATAGAATTGATTTGCATATAATGgaaaatgcaaataaaaatatagctgAAAACCGAGAAGTTCTTCGTGTCatcattgaaattataatattttcagcaCGTCAGAATATAGCTCTTAGAGGACATGATGAAAAGTTGACTTCAAATAATAGAggtaattttttagaattaatagaGCTTCTTAGTCACCATAAtgctgttttaaaaatacacttagataaattaaaaaaaaagaaacaaaatagaCTTACTTTTTTATCTCAaataagtcaaaataaaattcttaaaatattgggAGAATTGGTAAGATGTTcaattttaaccaaaattaaaaaagctgGATTATTATCGGTCATTATTGACACAACCACTGATGTTGCTAATATTGAGcagttttcatttataataagatttgTCAATATGCATGGTGATATGGAAGAAAGGCTTGTAGCATTAGAGGCTGCTGCTGATGAGACTGGAAaaggattatttaaaaagttttgtgaaataactgaaaaacatAACATTGATTGGAAGAAAAACTTATGTGCACAAGCATATGATGGCGCTGCTGCAATGCAAGGTACTTACTCAGGGTTACGGACATTTATTCAACGTGAAAACTCAAAGGCAATTTATGTATGGTGCTTTGCACACTTATTAAATCTAGTTGTGGTTGATACGTATGACTCTTGTTctgatacaaaaaatttttttggtcatTTACAATCAGTTATTGAATTTATGAGAGCTAGGAAAAGGACTACTGTATTTATTGAATGTCAACATGATTTATATCCAGAAGAAAGGGTTCGTcgtataaaaagtttttcaaataCGAGATGGACATCTCATGATCGAGTAATTAATGTTGTATATGAACGATTTAaagcattattaaaatgtctaattATTTTGGAATCTTTCAATGATAGAGTAACGTCTTCAAATGCAagcattattaaaagtatttgttCAACATTCACTTTTGTAgtgacattaatttttatgaaaaatgtctTTTCAATAACCACACCACTCTCCAATTATTTACAGTCAAAATCACTAGACTTTATTGAGGCATTAAGACTTGTAAATAATGCTAAAGAAAATTTACTTTCTATGCGctctgatataaaatataaaaaaattatagatgaaGCCAAACAATTTTGTGAAACACATGATCTGCCTGAAAaagatttcaaaattattagattaaaaaaacggAAGAGGcaaattgatgaaaatattaaagaagtaaatttaaattcactatatgaaaactataaaataagtacatattttatggctttggataaaataataacatcatttACTTCAAGATTTAGTGgtgctcaaaatattttaaaagacttATCTTTATTTTCACCTGAGCGTTTAATtgagtttggaaaaaatactGAGCAAGAATTACCAAAAAACTGCTTTAATTATGTTACAGAATGGATTGACGGTATATGcttggaaaatttaaaaaatgaatacaaagtTTTTAGTACAAGTGTAACATCTTTGCATGATGGAATTAAATTGCCAGATAATATTCATAAGGCTAGCATTATTGATGACAAAACAATGGAATTGAATTCGGATACCTTAGAAATCAGTGAATCTGAAATTGACCATGATGAAACTGAATCAACatgttacaaaaatactattacgGTATCCAGTATTTTACATGTACTAACAAGTTTTGATTTAGTATCTGCGTTCCCGAATTTATATCTTGTTTACAAAGCATTAGGAACATTACCAGCATCTTCAGCGTCAGCTGAACGAAGCTTTTCTaag GTAAAATTAGTGAAGACAAGACTGACGTGGTCTCGCGCAACGGCCGTTTGA
- the LOC126553297 gene encoding uncharacterized protein LOC126553297 produces the protein MLKYTRVKLELLTEYDMLLMIEKGIRGGLTQASMRYAKANNEKTPDYDPTKPKSWLIYQDCNNLYGWAMSQHMPYGGFKWVEPKLEGLNDLNDTSPIGRIYEVDITYPKELHDKHNDFPFLPQNGIPAGSKVKKLMATLQSKKNYIIHYRNLQQAIANGLIVEKVHRVVQFNQSPWLAPYIALNTEMRKKAANDFEKDFFKLLNNAVFGKTMESMRKRIKMELVSSDRRLQKLINQSTFKHCTTYNETLNAVALENKIIDFCKPIYIGFAVLEISKYLMYDYHYNVMQKHYDDKIELMYTDTGINSLDLSLMKDNNKVNFLHHIFDPVEDNPSLQCDDCNVWYILYK, from the exons atgttaaaatataccagAGTCAAATTAGAGTTACTCACAGAGTATGATATGCTGTTGATGATTGAAAagg gaaTTCGAGGTGGTTTGACACAAGCAAGTATGAGGTATGCTAAAGCTAATAATGAAAAGACCCCAGATTATGATCCAACAAAGCCCAAATCATGGTTAATTTATCAAGatt gtaataatCTGTACGGTTGGGCAATGTCACAACACATGCCCTATGGTGGTTTTAAGTGGGTTGAACCTAAACTAGAAGGGCTGAATGATTTGAACGATACATCACCCATCGGACGGATATATGAAGTTGACATTACTTATCCAAAAGAACTCCACGATAAACACAACGACTTTCCTTTCTTACCACAAAATGGTATCCCAGCTggttcaaaagttaaaaaactcATGGCAACACTTCAgtcgaaaaaaaactatattatacattaccgAAACCTTCAGCAAGCTATAGCCAATGGACTCATAgttgaaaaa gttcaTAGAGTAGTTCAGTTTAATCAATCACCATGGCTGGCTCCATACATAGCACTAAACACAGAGATGCGAAAAAAAGCAGCAAATGACTTTGAGAAAGactttttcaaacttttaaataatgcgGTTTTTGGGAAAACCATGGAGTCTATGcggaaaagaataaaaatggaaCTGGTGTCTAGTGATCGTCGTTTACAAAAACTGATAAATCAGTCAACATTCAAACACTGTACCACATACAATGAAACTCTAAATGCAGTTgcattagaaaacaaaatcattgatttttgtaaacctatttatatag gtTTTGCAGTGCTGGAAATTTCcaagtatttaatgtatgacTATCACTATAACGTAATGCAGAAAcattatgatgataaaattgaGCTCATGTATACAGATACAGGAATta attcattg GATTTAAGTCTTATGAAAGATAACAACAAGGTAAATTTTCTTCATCACATATTTGATCCAGTCGAGGACAACCCAAGTCTTCAATGTGATGACTGCAACGTGTGGTATATACTCTATAAGTAG